The proteins below come from a single Aegilops tauschii subsp. strangulata cultivar AL8/78 chromosome 6, Aet v6.0, whole genome shotgun sequence genomic window:
- the LOC109741226 gene encoding uncharacterized protein, which yields MRGRRRGSSGTATDFLVCFPPRAHLALMPPKTACSPSRPSASSERRHSTSGARPSSSSSRAATNRNPSRRHHAVDVGEDNEPSSPKVTCAGQIKVSRSAKPKAAGAGGKKKATWMQALGIKKDALPFLNALHGAFRLNVSGCFGRFPGAVVEYTSGEEDEEEEEHVERAGKETDRRHGDALAKWFMVLEEGKRAPNKNQEHELPHEEQEKEDAAPPANALMLMRCRSAPAKGLARRLGVADAGEDEEAKSDSNKAREEEPEKENLVVMRYPPDFFQVSMDIAKETWIVGGDDSVLRCRSWKK from the coding sequence atgagggggaggaggagggggagcagCGGCACGGCCACCGACTTCCTCGTCTGCTTCCCGCCGCGGGCGCACCTGGCGCTGATGCCGCCCAAGACGGCCTGCAGCCCGTCGCGGCCGTCCGCGAGCTCCGAGCGCCGGCACAGCACCAGCGGCGCCcggccgtcgtcgtcgtcgtccagGGCGGCCACCAACAGGAACCCGAGCCGGCGCCACCACGCCGTGGACGTCGGCGAGGACAACGAGCCGTCGTCGCCcaaggtgacgtgcgcggggcagATCAAGGTCTCCCGGTCGGCCAAGCCCAAGGCCGCCGGTGCTGGCGGGAAGAAGAAGGCCACGTGGATGCAGGCGCTCGGGATCAAGAAGGACGCCCTGCCCTTCCTCAACGCCCTGCACGGCGCCTTCCGGCTCAACGTCTCCGGCTGCTTCGGCAGGTTCCCCGGAGCCGTCGTGGAGTACACCTccggggaggaggacgaggaggaggaggagcacgtGGAGCGCGCGGGGAAGGAGACGGATCGGCGCCACGGCGACGCATTGGCCAAGTGGTTCATGGTGCTCGAGGAAGGCAAGAGGGCTCCCAACAAGAACCAGGAGCACGAGCTACCTCACGAGGAGCAGGAGAAAGAAGACGCGGCGCCGCCGGCGAACGCGCTGATGCTGATGCGGTGCCGGTCGGCGCCGGCGAAGGGGCTGGCGAGGAGGCTAGGAGTAGCCGACGCAGGGGAGGACGAGGAGGCCAAGAGCGACAGCAACAAGGCAAGGGAGGAAGAGCCGGAGAAGGAGAACCTGGTGGTGATGAGGTACCCGCCCGACTTCTTCCAGGTGTCCATGGACATCGCCAAGGAGACATGGATCGTCGGCGGCGACGACTCGGTCCTACGCTGCCGGAGCTGGAAGAAATGA
- the LOC109741208 gene encoding PLAT domain-containing protein 3 — protein sequence MARLAALLLAFAVAVSAAALAHGRDLPTQIKLTKGGGAVGGDSQECVYTVYVRTGSIWKAGTDANITLELYTAGNADGVAIADLPSWGGLMWGGHSYFERGNLDIFSGRGPCMAGAPCRMRVSSDGTGAHHGWYCNYVEVTVTGPHRGCAQQLFTVEQWLATDAAPYKLEAVVDRCPADGAAAEE from the exons ATGGCTCGGCTCGCCGCCCTCCTCCtcgccttcgccgtcgccgtCTCCGCCGCCGCGCTGGCGCATGGCCGCGATCTCCCGACCCAGATCAAG CTGACcaagggcggcggcgcggtgggcgGCGACAGCCAGGAGTGCGTGTACACGGTGTACGTGCGCACGGGGTCGATCTGGAAGGCCGGGACGGACGCCAACATCACGCTGGAGCTCTACACGGCGGGCAACGCCGACGGCGTGGCGATCGCGGACCTGCCGTCGTGGGGCGGGCTCATGTGGGGGGGGCACTCCTACTTCGAGCGCGGCAACCTGGACATCTTCAGCGGGCGCGGGCCGTGCATGGCCGGCGCGCCCTGCCGCATGAGGGTGTCCTCCGACGGCACCGGCGCGCACCACGGCTGGTACTGCAACTACGTGGAGGTCACCGTCACCGGCCCGCACCGCGGCTGCGCCCAGCAGCTCTTCACCGTCGAGCAGTGGCTCGCCACCGACGCCGCGCCCTACAAGCTCGAGGCCGTCGTCGACCGCTGCCCCGCCGATGGCGCCGCCGCCGAGGAGTAA
- the LOC109741216 gene encoding uncharacterized protein, translated as MSMRRLGASDFRRVHERRSGAFSFEIWFGEKRLSLGTFDTAEEAARAYDAAAWRLRRPRREMNFPDVSTSQRAQDLAPLPRLFTDEDRRDNRRRQRRLAIAEMDVEAMAVWRERFPQDIVNERQFYKQRRTKGEARRTERAAYRENKRARKQAAQLKMELGEASSWDSEDERYADAYIQTSEKDITESESKNDE; from the coding sequence ATGTCGATGCGCCGCCTGGGCGCTTCGGATTTTCGCAGAGTCCACGAGCGccgctccggcgccttctccttCGAAATCTGGTTTGGCGAAAAACGCCTCAGTCTCGGCACCTTCGACACCGCAGAGGAGGCGGCCCGCGCGTACGatgcggcggcgtggcgcctccggcgGCCTCGTCGGGAGATGAATTTTCCCGACGTGTCGACGAGCCAGCGGGCGCAGGATCTCGCACCTCTCCCGCGGCTtttcaccgacgaggatcgtcgtgaCAACCGGAGGCGGCAGCGTCGCCTCGCCATCGCCGAGATGGATGTGGAAGCCATGGCGGTGTGGCGCgaacgcttcccgcaggacatcgtCAACGAGCGCCAGTTTTACAAGCAACGGAGGACGAAGGGGGAGGCAAGGAGgacggagcgagccgcctatcgggAGAACAAGCGTGCGCGGAAGCAGGCCGCTCAATTGAAAATGGAGCTAGGAGAAGCGTCGTCCTGGGACTCCGAGGACGAGCGGTATGCTGATGCCTACATTCAGACGTCGGAGAAGGACATTACCGAGTCAGAGTCGAAAAACGACGAGTAG
- the LOC109741222 gene encoding uncharacterized protein: MSLALLGGYSSAEDDDPAAGAGAELSDSGDSSAEEAGSDGDEKSAPSKPAAKPRPRVNPSPGDGDSSLPSALDVFAEISGPPAFLNRRVAQPEEVGEALGVLDRRSNSKRRKPPPPGAVVAAKPQMVAIRERVSSDVKNGANPPVAVVSAKPQLVAGHERVSSDMKNGANPPGSVEGKRKIGAANPGPEDAAELLRMCLQCGIPKTCSHAQGMVCPVCNDRPVQAKEPEKKKGSAVKDKEKVKRMRGQSSHASWKSETEMALRQQFD, from the exons ATGAGCTTAGCGCTTCTAGGGGGCTACTCCTCCGCCGAGGACGAcgaccccgccgccggcgccggcgccgagcTGAGCGACTCCGGCGACTCATCAGCCGAAGAGGCCGGATCTGACGGAGACGAGAAGTCCGCTCCGTCGAAGCCGGCTGCGAAGCCCCGCCCCCGCGTAAACCCTAGCCCCGGAGATGGGGACTCCTCGCTGCCCTCGGCGCTAGATGTCTTCGCCGAGATCTCCGGGCCCCCGGCTTTCCTCAACCGCAGAGTGGCCCAGCCCGAGGAGGTCGGGGAGGCGCTCGGCGTGCTCGATCGCCGCTCCAACTCCAAGAGGAGAAAGCCGCCACCTCCCG GTGCGGTTGTGGCGGCGAAGCCACAGATGGTTGCCATCCGTGAACGAGTTAGCAGTGACGTGAAGAATGGTGCCAATCCTCCAG TTGCGGTTGTGTCGGCGAAACCACAGTTGGTTGCTGGTCACGAACGAGTTAGCAGTGACATGAAGAATGGTGCCAACCCTCCAGGTTCTGTTGAAGGAAAGAGGAAAATAGGCGCTGCAAATCCTGGTCCAGAAGATGCTGCCGAGCTTCTAAG AATGTGCCTCCAGTGTGGTATACCAAAGACCTGTTCACATGCGCAAGGAATGGTATGCCCTGTTTGCAACGACAGACCGGTGCAGGCTAAAGAGCCAGAGAAGAAGAAGGGTTCTGCTGTAAAAGACAAGGAGAAAGTGAAGAGGATGAGAGGGCAATCGTCACATGCATCGTGGAAGAGCGAAACTGAGATGGCCCTGCGCCAACAATTTGACTGA